One window of Salminus brasiliensis chromosome 16, fSalBra1.hap2, whole genome shotgun sequence genomic DNA carries:
- the kdm6bb gene encoding lysine (K)-specific demethylase 6B, b isoform X4 — MYHAAEQYSGRYSWDSFPSGGSSRAAWAPSSGRNWAAPSRASGGVYQPQHPGLNHTSGRNHHKAYNNRPPELGRDRAHGQHRERGPGRDRAAPRSWGPNHQNPDRAAVNGYSSGCGGTGSNSNNHTNQPQKYGGPHQQQRPLQAQGERWSPTAPSRPFQSPSLKRPAPLHSDSTPHRNPSPSRDDCPSKRSKSNSSHQAVPPRMNRPLLSHPARTWSPPYRNAAPWSQSNKRHSPSRYQESSQPSNRDHSHRTHPTSPALCSPSQAFLKPGHTYHPRDHPGLRGTKGDWGRPVPPSPADYTRVPYSPQHQPPAPTHRHPDRSSSGTAVSPTLAWRAQDRPARQSSETRRSGPAQDDRQQQPQGLKEEGKRHGTPKHTQRDHCKRRSPAAEASTAAPSPDAGSGSQRSEGKKSKLSKHQSPSSYVHSSSSSHSNQGSPINRQDVDVLKHGQSKKRHRERERRKERKGEEGRERMLRKLEAKKKKKEREEGRGHREKKGMHWKGEMGLGQAERKVKDGKKRDRKAEKDGKKREKDRFRRQVSPQIPLSDSPGKSPVSAIFESTPSRPVSHTPPSPAHEHEENGEEDESGCHSDSSHTSGSVPPSSTPPASQSRSPPHPSKDTANSMTSESDDSLPSSERKSLNTSSFQRLPEEQPDLHVFTSSPPGSSEQHDSVLDEPAGSEKNVPQPPEVRPQRAPDLLPAHGTYTDDHLRLDPSASPPVLSWQGSPVSDLSEEEEDIVMRRPVLQPSPTHTSPNPEPEEVWKESGGSWPDYRHSDLAKLYGFAESSKVGEEEEDEEHEAEQQDSSTISSHATQRPHLHQTDSTSGSGSHRYTYRGGPFGRPPPNSLAGVKYSSSLSLGPEIHPPEQQSPTSLSPADESPMAQSPTGLFPAGQILSDLNPTHLTTTGLSPTVLSPADLLSTDLSQNDPSSSGLPQTDLSQSGQNSSGLTSTEELSPTDLSPTGLSPSQRSSDPFSNPEDDEDDEKREVESVHMEVGDNLIKAVDPYSEPTCTSLKKEETEAKGMSPATLQAKLAHSCEVLLSQSSSHVSVPVPEEKSGKKKSKTKAIKKESERVRNRKKGREKRQKPKVDANLEGSKLREVVDKEQKKQKAKLESDATHSSPSSPPPPSTTGGQSKHLRNNQAVNKAAKRRRAKERGRGQEEEPTIPSGENVNKSSHGRTTTKATAHTNTSPGASGSSKPPLLSMAELLRLKALCTVPLKELKIHLVKVDGNGRQSFIASEIEQKRILLEDISIKNTAAEIIRACKGLKIEGKFRESYLLPALSVKPVLNPETPIPREKLNPPTPSIYLESKRDAFSPVLLQFCTDPKNPVTVIRGLAGSLRLNLGLFSTKSLVEANSEHAVEVRTQVQQPADENWNTAGSAQTWPCESSRSHTTIAKYAQYQASSFQESLQEEKDSEDEDEGDKKSSTELKSEALSTTHSAPSTSSSEQKAIGKIIKFGTNIDLSDPKRWKPQLQELLKLPAFMRVSSSDNMLSHVGHTILGMNTVQLYMKVPGSRTPGHQENNNFSSVNINIGPGDCEWFAVHEHYWEAISDFCEKHGVDYLTGSWWPVLEDLYQANIPVYRFIQRPGDLVWINAGTVHWVQAVGWCNNIAWNVGPLNSYQYQLALERFEWNEVKKVKSIVPMIHVSWNVARTIKITDPNTYKMVRHCLLQSMKHIQILRDQLTAAGKKISYQSRVKDEPAYYCNECDVEVFDLLFVTSENSSRKTYVVHCEDCARQHSPSLTGVVVLEQYRVEELMSTYDNFSLAPMPCCK; from the exons ATGTATCACGCAGCAGAGCAGTATTCCGGGCGGTACTCATGGGACTCCTTCCCCTCCGGTGGCTCCAGCAGAGCAGCATGGGCACCGAGCTCCGGCCGCAACTGGGCTGCTCCATCCAG GGCCAGCGGAGGAGTGTACCAGCCCCAGCACCCAGGCCTGAATCACACATCAGGAAGAAACCATCATAAAGCTTATAACAACAG ACCTCCAGAGTTGGGCAGGGACAGAGCTCATGGTCAGCACAGAGAAAGAGGCCCAGGGAGGGACCGGGCAGCTCCACGGTCCTGGGGTCCAAACCACCAGAACCCGGACCGGGCCGCTGTTAATGGCTACAGCTCAGGGTGCGGAGGAACCGGCTCCAACAGCAACAATCACACCAACCAGCCTCAGAAG TATGGAGGCCCTCACCAGCAGCAACGCCCCCTGCAGGCACAAGGAGAGAGATGGAGTCCAACAGCCCCGTCCCGGCCCTTCCAGAGCCCCTCTCTCAAACGACCGGCCCCCCTGCACAGTGACTCAACCCCTCACCGAAACCCCTCGCCGTCCAGAGACGACTGCCCCAGCAAGAGGAGCAAAAGCAACAGCTCACACCAG GCTGTCCCCCCTAGAATGAACCGTCCACTCTTGTCCCACCCCGCTCGCACCTGGAGTCCCCCGTATAGGAATGCTGCCCCCTGGAGTCAGTCAAATAAGAGACATTCTCCTTCCCGCTACCAG GAATCCAGTCAGCCCAGCAACAGAGATCACTCCCACAGGACCCATCCCACCTCCCCTGCCCTCTGCAGCCCCAGCCAGGCTTTTCTGAAACCAGGCCACACATACCACCCCCGAGACCATCCGGGCCTCCGTGGAACCAAAGGGGACTGGGGGCGTCCTGTTCCCCCCTCACCAGCAGACTACACCAGAGTGCCTTACAGCCCCCAGCACCAGCCCCCAGCACCCACACACAGGCACCCTGACAGGTCCAGCAGTGGGACTGCCGTGTCACCTACACTGGCCTGGAGAGCCCAGGACCGGCCCGCTAGGCAGAGCAGC GAGACTAGGCGCTCTGGACCAGCACAGGACGATCGACAGCAGCAGCCCCAGGGTCTGAAAGAGGAAGGGAAGCGGCATGGCACCCCCAAACACACCCAGAGAGACCACTGCAAGCGGCGGAGTCCAGCTGCAGAGGCCTCTACTGCCGCTCCTAGCCCTGATGCTGGTTCTGGTTCACAGAGGTCAGAAGGGAAAAAGAGCAAACTCTCCAAACACCAGAGTCCATCTAGCTATGTCCACTCCAGCTCCTCAAGCCACAGCAACCAGGGGAGCCCGATAAACCGGCAGGACGTGGACGTGCTCAAACACGGCCAGTCCAAAAAGAGGCACCGGGAGCGTGAGAggaggaaagaaaggaagggtgaggaggggagggagaggatGCTGAGAAAACTGGAGgcgaagaaaaagaagaaggagcGGGAAGAAGGAAGAGGCCATCGGGAAAAGAAGGGGATGCATTGGAAAGGGGAGATGGGGTTGGGGCAGGCGGAGAGAAAGGTAAAAGATGGCAAGAAAAGAGACCGGAAAGCAGAGAAGGATggtaagaaaagagagaaagaccgTTTCAGAAGACAGGTGTCTCCCCAGATTCCATTATCAGACTCTCCGGGTAAAAGCCCTGTTTCAGCCATTTTTGAGTCTACCCCATCTCGGCCTGTCTCGCATACCCCTCCATCTCCAGCCCACGAACATGAAGAGAATGGAGAAGAGGATGAGAGCGGTTGCCATTCTGACTCTTCGCACACCTCAGGGTCCGTCCCACCTTCCTCCACCCCTCCAGCCAGTCAGAGTCGTTCTCCACCACATCCATCAAAGGACACTGCCAATAGTATGACCTCAGAAAGTGACGACAGCCTGCCTTCCTCTGAGCGCAAGAGTCTAaacaccagcagcttccagAGGCTTCCAGAGGAGCAGCCTGACCTCCACGTTTTTACCTCCAGTCCACCTGGTAGCAGTGAGCAGCATGATTCAGTGCTGGATGAACCCGCTGGTTCTGAGAAGAACGTTCCCCAACCGCCTGAGGTAAGGCCCCAGCGCGCTCCAGATCTGCTGCCCGCCCATGGCACCTATACGGACGACCACCTGCGGCTGGATCCTTCTGCCAGTCCCCCTGTCCTGAGCTGGCAGGGCTCCCCTGTTTCAGACCTCagcgaggaagaggaggataTAGTGATGAGAAGGCCTGTGCTCCAGCCCAGccccacacacacctctccAAACCCAGAGCCGGAAGAGGTCTGGAAAGAGTCCG GAGGATCCTGGCCGGACTATCGCCACAGTGACCTGGCCAAGCTCTATGGCTTTGCAGAGTCTTCGAAGgttggagaagaagaggaggatgaagaacATGAGGCAGAACAGCAAGACAGCAGCACAATAAGCTCTCATGCCACTCAGAGACCCCACCTGCACCAAACTGATAGCACCTCAGGCTCAGGCAGCCATAGGTACACCTACAGAGGTGGCCCTTTTGGCCGGCCACCTCCAAACTCACTGGCTGGAGTCAAGTATTCTTCTTCTCTTTCGCTGGGCCCAGAGATACATCCTCCAGAGCAACAAAGCCCAACCTCCTTATCCCCAGCTGATGAGTCTCCAATGGCCCAGTCCCCAACTGGCCTGTTCCCTGCTGGCCAGATCCTGTCTGACCTGAACCCAACTCATCTGACAACGACTGGCCTGTCCCCAACTGTATTGTCCCCAGCTGACCTCCTCTCAACTGATTTGTCTCAAAATGACCCATCCTCATCTGGCCTGCCTCAAACTGACTTGTCTCAGAGTGGTCAAAATTCCTCTGGCCTAACATCAACTGAGGAGTTGTCTCCAACTGACTTGAGCCCAACAGGTCTGTCGCCTTCCCAGCGTTCCTCAGATCCGTTTTCAAATCCCGAGGATGACGAGGATGATGAGAAAAGGGAGGTCGAAAGTGTCCATATGGAAGTTGGAGACAACTTAATTAAAGCAGTAGACCCATACAGTGAGCCTACCTGTACCTCTCTGAAGAAGGAGGAGACGGAAGCAAAGGGGATGTCACCCGCCACCCTGCAGGCCAAGCTTGCCCACAGCTGTGAAGTGCTGTTGTCCCAAAGCTCTAGTCATGTCTCCGTCCCAGTCCCGGAGGAAAAGAGTGGGAAAAAGAAGTCCAAAACCAAGGCAATCAAGAAGGAGTCGGAAAGAGTGAGGAACAGGAAGAAGGGACGAGAGAAGAGGCAGAAACCGAAGGTTGACGCCAACCTAGAAGGTTCAAAGCTGAGAGAGGTTGTGGACAAAGAACAGAAAAAGCAGAAAGCGAAACTTGAGAGCGATGCAACACATAGCTCTCCCAGTTCCCCGCCTCCTCCCTCTACCACCGGTGGCCAATCCAAGCATCTCAGGAACAACCAGGCCGTGAACAAAGCAGCAAAGAGAAGGAGGGCGAAAGAACGAGGGAGAGGCCAAGAAGAAGAACCGACCATTCCTTCAGGGGAGAACGTCAACAAGAGCAGCCACGGAAGAACGACGACAAAAGCAACAGCCCACACAAACACCTCCCCTGGTGCGAGTGGCTCCAGCAAGCCTCCCTTGCTGAGCATGGCTGAGTTGCTGAGGCTGAAGGCCCTGTGTACCGTACCCCTAAAAGAGCTGAAGATCCACCTGGTTAAAGTGGATGGCAATGGGAGGCAAAGCTTCATCGCTTCAGAGATTGAACAGAAGAGGATCCTGCTGGAGGATATCAGCATTAAGAACACAGCGGCAGAGATCATCAGAGCCTGCAA GGGGTTGAAAATCGAGGGCAAGTTCCGTGAGTCCTATCTGCTGCCTGCATTGTCAGTTAAGCCCGTGTTAAATCCCGAGACTCCAATCCCCCGGGAGAAGCTTAATCCTCCAACACCCAGCATCTAC ctcgaGAGTAAGAGAGATGCGTTTTCTCCAGTGTTGCTGCAGTTCTGCACAGATCCCAAAAACCCTGTTACCGTTATCAGAGGGCTGGCAGGATCCCTCCGGCTCA ACCTGGGTTTGTTCTCCACCAAGTCCCTGGTGGAGGCAAACAGTGAGCACGCTGTGGAAGTGAGGACTCAGGTGCAGCAGCCAGCTGATGAGAACTGGAACACAGCCGGCTCGGCTCAGACGTGGCCATGTGAGAGTAGCCGATCCCACACCACCATCGCCAAGTATGCCCAGTATCAGGCCTCCAGCTTCCAGGAGAGCTTACAG gaggagaaggacagtgaggatgaggatgagggaGATAAGAAATCATCCACTGAGTTGAAGTCAGAAGCTTTGTCCACCACCCATTCGGCCCCCAGCACATCCAG CTCTGAGCAGAAAGCCATTGGGAAAATCATCAAATTTGGAACCAACATTGATCTCTCTGACCCAAAGAG gtgGAAGCCCCAGTTGCAGGAGCTGCTGAAGCTGCCAGCGTTTATGCGCGTTTCGTCCAGTGATAACATGCTGAGTCACGTGGGTCACACCATACTGGGCATGAACACCGTCCAGCTATACATGAAGGTCCCAGGCAGCAGAACCCCAG GCCACCAGGAGAACAATAACTTCTCCTCTGTGAACATCAACATCGGCCCTGGAGATTGCGAGTGGTTTGCTGTGCATGAACATTACTGGGAGGCCATCAGTGACTTCTGTGAGAA GCACGGTGTGGACTATCTGACCGGCTCGTGGTGGCCAGTCCTGGAAGATCTGTACCAGGCCAACATCCCAGTGTACCGTTTCATCCAGCGGCCAGGAGACCTGGTGTGGATCAATGCCGGCACTGTGCACTGGGTACAGGCCGTGGGCTGGTGCAACAACATCGCCTGGAATGTGGGCCCTCTCAACT CATACCAGTATCAGCTGGCCCTGGAGCGCTTCGAGTGGAACGAGGTCAAAAAGGTCAAGTCTATTGTTCCCATGATTCATGTCTCCTGGAATGTCGCCCGTACAATCAAGATAACAGACCCGAACACTTACAAAATGGTCAG ACACTGCCTCCTGCAATCCATGAAGCATATCCAGATCCTGCGGGACCAGCTGACAGCAGCAGGGAAGAAAATCTCCTACCAAAGCCGAGTGAAGGATGAGCCGGCCTACTACTGCAACGAGTGTGAC gtggaGGTGTTTGACCTGCTCTTCGTGACTagtgagaacagcagcagaaagaCGTACGTGGTTCACTGTGAGGATTGCGCTCGGCAGCACAGCCCCAGCCTGACCGGAGTGGTGGTGCTGGAGCAGTACAGAGTGGAGGAGCTAATGAGTACATATGATAACTTCAGCCtg gcTCCCATGCCGTGTTGTAAATGA
- the kdm6bb gene encoding lysine (K)-specific demethylase 6B, b isoform X1, producing MYHAAEQYSGRYSWDSFPSGGSSRAAWAPSSGRNWAAPSRASGGVYQPQHPGLNHTSGRNHHKAYNNRPPELGRDRAHGQHRERGPGRDRAAPRSWGPNHQNPDRAAVNGYSSGCGGTGSNSNNHTNQPQKYGGPHQQQRPLQAQGERWSPTAPSRPFQSPSLKRPAPLHSDSTPHRNPSPSRDDCPSKRSKSNSSHQAVPPRMNRPLLSHPARTWSPPYRNAAPWSQSNKRHSPSRYQQESSQPSNRDHSHRTHPTSPALCSPSQAFLKPGHTYHPRDHPGLRGTKGDWGRPVPPSPADYTRVPYSPQHQPPAPTHRHPDRSSSGTAVSPTLAWRAQDRPARQSSQETRRSGPAQDDRQQQPQGLKEEGKRHGTPKHTQRDHCKRRSPAAEASTAAPSPDAGSGSQRSEGKKSKLSKHQSPSSYVHSSSSSHSNQGSPINRQDVDVLKHGQSKKRHRERERRKERKGEEGRERMLRKLEAKKKKKEREEGRGHREKKGMHWKGEMGLGQAERKVKDGKKRDRKAEKDGKKREKDRFRRQVSPQIPLSDSPGKSPVSAIFESTPSRPVSHTPPSPAHEHEENGEEDESGCHSDSSHTSGSVPPSSTPPASQSRSPPHPSKDTANSMTSESDDSLPSSERKSLNTSSFQRLPEEQPDLHVFTSSPPGSSEQHDSVLDEPAGSEKNVPQPPEVRPQRAPDLLPAHGTYTDDHLRLDPSASPPVLSWQGSPVSDLSEEEEDIVMRRPVLQPSPTHTSPNPEPEEVWKESGGSWPDYRHSDLAKLYGFAESSKVGEEEEDEEHEAEQQDSSTISSHATQRPHLHQTDSTSGSGSHRYTYRGGPFGRPPPNSLAGVKYSSSLSLGPEIHPPEQQSPTSLSPADESPMAQSPTGLFPAGQILSDLNPTHLTTTGLSPTVLSPADLLSTDLSQNDPSSSGLPQTDLSQSGQNSSGLTSTEELSPTDLSPTGLSPSQRSSDPFSNPEDDEDDEKREVESVHMEVGDNLIKAVDPYSEPTCTSLKKEETEAKGMSPATLQAKLAHSCEVLLSQSSSHVSVPVPEEKSGKKKSKTKAIKKESERVRNRKKGREKRQKPKVDANLEGSKLREVVDKEQKKQKAKLESDATHSSPSSPPPPSTTGGQSKHLRNNQAVNKAAKRRRAKERGRGQEEEPTIPSGENVNKSSHGRTTTKATAHTNTSPGASGSSKPPLLSMAELLRLKALCTVPLKELKIHLVKVDGNGRQSFIASEIEQKRILLEDISIKNTAAEIIRACKGLKIEGKFRESYLLPALSVKPVLNPETPIPREKLNPPTPSIYLESKRDAFSPVLLQFCTDPKNPVTVIRGLAGSLRLNLGLFSTKSLVEANSEHAVEVRTQVQQPADENWNTAGSAQTWPCESSRSHTTIAKYAQYQASSFQESLQEEKDSEDEDEGDKKSSTELKSEALSTTHSAPSTSSSEQKAIGKIIKFGTNIDLSDPKRWKPQLQELLKLPAFMRVSSSDNMLSHVGHTILGMNTVQLYMKVPGSRTPGHQENNNFSSVNINIGPGDCEWFAVHEHYWEAISDFCEKHGVDYLTGSWWPVLEDLYQANIPVYRFIQRPGDLVWINAGTVHWVQAVGWCNNIAWNVGPLNSYQYQLALERFEWNEVKKVKSIVPMIHVSWNVARTIKITDPNTYKMVRHCLLQSMKHIQILRDQLTAAGKKISYQSRVKDEPAYYCNECDVEVFDLLFVTSENSSRKTYVVHCEDCARQHSPSLTGVVVLEQYRVEELMSTYDNFSLAPMPCCK from the exons ATGTATCACGCAGCAGAGCAGTATTCCGGGCGGTACTCATGGGACTCCTTCCCCTCCGGTGGCTCCAGCAGAGCAGCATGGGCACCGAGCTCCGGCCGCAACTGGGCTGCTCCATCCAG GGCCAGCGGAGGAGTGTACCAGCCCCAGCACCCAGGCCTGAATCACACATCAGGAAGAAACCATCATAAAGCTTATAACAACAG ACCTCCAGAGTTGGGCAGGGACAGAGCTCATGGTCAGCACAGAGAAAGAGGCCCAGGGAGGGACCGGGCAGCTCCACGGTCCTGGGGTCCAAACCACCAGAACCCGGACCGGGCCGCTGTTAATGGCTACAGCTCAGGGTGCGGAGGAACCGGCTCCAACAGCAACAATCACACCAACCAGCCTCAGAAG TATGGAGGCCCTCACCAGCAGCAACGCCCCCTGCAGGCACAAGGAGAGAGATGGAGTCCAACAGCCCCGTCCCGGCCCTTCCAGAGCCCCTCTCTCAAACGACCGGCCCCCCTGCACAGTGACTCAACCCCTCACCGAAACCCCTCGCCGTCCAGAGACGACTGCCCCAGCAAGAGGAGCAAAAGCAACAGCTCACACCAG GCTGTCCCCCCTAGAATGAACCGTCCACTCTTGTCCCACCCCGCTCGCACCTGGAGTCCCCCGTATAGGAATGCTGCCCCCTGGAGTCAGTCAAATAAGAGACATTCTCCTTCCCGCTACCAG CAGGAATCCAGTCAGCCCAGCAACAGAGATCACTCCCACAGGACCCATCCCACCTCCCCTGCCCTCTGCAGCCCCAGCCAGGCTTTTCTGAAACCAGGCCACACATACCACCCCCGAGACCATCCGGGCCTCCGTGGAACCAAAGGGGACTGGGGGCGTCCTGTTCCCCCCTCACCAGCAGACTACACCAGAGTGCCTTACAGCCCCCAGCACCAGCCCCCAGCACCCACACACAGGCACCCTGACAGGTCCAGCAGTGGGACTGCCGTGTCACCTACACTGGCCTGGAGAGCCCAGGACCGGCCCGCTAGGCAGAGCAGC CAGGAGACTAGGCGCTCTGGACCAGCACAGGACGATCGACAGCAGCAGCCCCAGGGTCTGAAAGAGGAAGGGAAGCGGCATGGCACCCCCAAACACACCCAGAGAGACCACTGCAAGCGGCGGAGTCCAGCTGCAGAGGCCTCTACTGCCGCTCCTAGCCCTGATGCTGGTTCTGGTTCACAGAGGTCAGAAGGGAAAAAGAGCAAACTCTCCAAACACCAGAGTCCATCTAGCTATGTCCACTCCAGCTCCTCAAGCCACAGCAACCAGGGGAGCCCGATAAACCGGCAGGACGTGGACGTGCTCAAACACGGCCAGTCCAAAAAGAGGCACCGGGAGCGTGAGAggaggaaagaaaggaagggtgaggaggggagggagaggatGCTGAGAAAACTGGAGgcgaagaaaaagaagaaggagcGGGAAGAAGGAAGAGGCCATCGGGAAAAGAAGGGGATGCATTGGAAAGGGGAGATGGGGTTGGGGCAGGCGGAGAGAAAGGTAAAAGATGGCAAGAAAAGAGACCGGAAAGCAGAGAAGGATggtaagaaaagagagaaagaccgTTTCAGAAGACAGGTGTCTCCCCAGATTCCATTATCAGACTCTCCGGGTAAAAGCCCTGTTTCAGCCATTTTTGAGTCTACCCCATCTCGGCCTGTCTCGCATACCCCTCCATCTCCAGCCCACGAACATGAAGAGAATGGAGAAGAGGATGAGAGCGGTTGCCATTCTGACTCTTCGCACACCTCAGGGTCCGTCCCACCTTCCTCCACCCCTCCAGCCAGTCAGAGTCGTTCTCCACCACATCCATCAAAGGACACTGCCAATAGTATGACCTCAGAAAGTGACGACAGCCTGCCTTCCTCTGAGCGCAAGAGTCTAaacaccagcagcttccagAGGCTTCCAGAGGAGCAGCCTGACCTCCACGTTTTTACCTCCAGTCCACCTGGTAGCAGTGAGCAGCATGATTCAGTGCTGGATGAACCCGCTGGTTCTGAGAAGAACGTTCCCCAACCGCCTGAGGTAAGGCCCCAGCGCGCTCCAGATCTGCTGCCCGCCCATGGCACCTATACGGACGACCACCTGCGGCTGGATCCTTCTGCCAGTCCCCCTGTCCTGAGCTGGCAGGGCTCCCCTGTTTCAGACCTCagcgaggaagaggaggataTAGTGATGAGAAGGCCTGTGCTCCAGCCCAGccccacacacacctctccAAACCCAGAGCCGGAAGAGGTCTGGAAAGAGTCCG GAGGATCCTGGCCGGACTATCGCCACAGTGACCTGGCCAAGCTCTATGGCTTTGCAGAGTCTTCGAAGgttggagaagaagaggaggatgaagaacATGAGGCAGAACAGCAAGACAGCAGCACAATAAGCTCTCATGCCACTCAGAGACCCCACCTGCACCAAACTGATAGCACCTCAGGCTCAGGCAGCCATAGGTACACCTACAGAGGTGGCCCTTTTGGCCGGCCACCTCCAAACTCACTGGCTGGAGTCAAGTATTCTTCTTCTCTTTCGCTGGGCCCAGAGATACATCCTCCAGAGCAACAAAGCCCAACCTCCTTATCCCCAGCTGATGAGTCTCCAATGGCCCAGTCCCCAACTGGCCTGTTCCCTGCTGGCCAGATCCTGTCTGACCTGAACCCAACTCATCTGACAACGACTGGCCTGTCCCCAACTGTATTGTCCCCAGCTGACCTCCTCTCAACTGATTTGTCTCAAAATGACCCATCCTCATCTGGCCTGCCTCAAACTGACTTGTCTCAGAGTGGTCAAAATTCCTCTGGCCTAACATCAACTGAGGAGTTGTCTCCAACTGACTTGAGCCCAACAGGTCTGTCGCCTTCCCAGCGTTCCTCAGATCCGTTTTCAAATCCCGAGGATGACGAGGATGATGAGAAAAGGGAGGTCGAAAGTGTCCATATGGAAGTTGGAGACAACTTAATTAAAGCAGTAGACCCATACAGTGAGCCTACCTGTACCTCTCTGAAGAAGGAGGAGACGGAAGCAAAGGGGATGTCACCCGCCACCCTGCAGGCCAAGCTTGCCCACAGCTGTGAAGTGCTGTTGTCCCAAAGCTCTAGTCATGTCTCCGTCCCAGTCCCGGAGGAAAAGAGTGGGAAAAAGAAGTCCAAAACCAAGGCAATCAAGAAGGAGTCGGAAAGAGTGAGGAACAGGAAGAAGGGACGAGAGAAGAGGCAGAAACCGAAGGTTGACGCCAACCTAGAAGGTTCAAAGCTGAGAGAGGTTGTGGACAAAGAACAGAAAAAGCAGAAAGCGAAACTTGAGAGCGATGCAACACATAGCTCTCCCAGTTCCCCGCCTCCTCCCTCTACCACCGGTGGCCAATCCAAGCATCTCAGGAACAACCAGGCCGTGAACAAAGCAGCAAAGAGAAGGAGGGCGAAAGAACGAGGGAGAGGCCAAGAAGAAGAACCGACCATTCCTTCAGGGGAGAACGTCAACAAGAGCAGCCACGGAAGAACGACGACAAAAGCAACAGCCCACACAAACACCTCCCCTGGTGCGAGTGGCTCCAGCAAGCCTCCCTTGCTGAGCATGGCTGAGTTGCTGAGGCTGAAGGCCCTGTGTACCGTACCCCTAAAAGAGCTGAAGATCCACCTGGTTAAAGTGGATGGCAATGGGAGGCAAAGCTTCATCGCTTCAGAGATTGAACAGAAGAGGATCCTGCTGGAGGATATCAGCATTAAGAACACAGCGGCAGAGATCATCAGAGCCTGCAA GGGGTTGAAAATCGAGGGCAAGTTCCGTGAGTCCTATCTGCTGCCTGCATTGTCAGTTAAGCCCGTGTTAAATCCCGAGACTCCAATCCCCCGGGAGAAGCTTAATCCTCCAACACCCAGCATCTAC ctcgaGAGTAAGAGAGATGCGTTTTCTCCAGTGTTGCTGCAGTTCTGCACAGATCCCAAAAACCCTGTTACCGTTATCAGAGGGCTGGCAGGATCCCTCCGGCTCA ACCTGGGTTTGTTCTCCACCAAGTCCCTGGTGGAGGCAAACAGTGAGCACGCTGTGGAAGTGAGGACTCAGGTGCAGCAGCCAGCTGATGAGAACTGGAACACAGCCGGCTCGGCTCAGACGTGGCCATGTGAGAGTAGCCGATCCCACACCACCATCGCCAAGTATGCCCAGTATCAGGCCTCCAGCTTCCAGGAGAGCTTACAG gaggagaaggacagtgaggatgaggatgagggaGATAAGAAATCATCCACTGAGTTGAAGTCAGAAGCTTTGTCCACCACCCATTCGGCCCCCAGCACATCCAG CTCTGAGCAGAAAGCCATTGGGAAAATCATCAAATTTGGAACCAACATTGATCTCTCTGACCCAAAGAG gtgGAAGCCCCAGTTGCAGGAGCTGCTGAAGCTGCCAGCGTTTATGCGCGTTTCGTCCAGTGATAACATGCTGAGTCACGTGGGTCACACCATACTGGGCATGAACACCGTCCAGCTATACATGAAGGTCCCAGGCAGCAGAACCCCAG GCCACCAGGAGAACAATAACTTCTCCTCTGTGAACATCAACATCGGCCCTGGAGATTGCGAGTGGTTTGCTGTGCATGAACATTACTGGGAGGCCATCAGTGACTTCTGTGAGAA GCACGGTGTGGACTATCTGACCGGCTCGTGGTGGCCAGTCCTGGAAGATCTGTACCAGGCCAACATCCCAGTGTACCGTTTCATCCAGCGGCCAGGAGACCTGGTGTGGATCAATGCCGGCACTGTGCACTGGGTACAGGCCGTGGGCTGGTGCAACAACATCGCCTGGAATGTGGGCCCTCTCAACT CATACCAGTATCAGCTGGCCCTGGAGCGCTTCGAGTGGAACGAGGTCAAAAAGGTCAAGTCTATTGTTCCCATGATTCATGTCTCCTGGAATGTCGCCCGTACAATCAAGATAACAGACCCGAACACTTACAAAATGGTCAG ACACTGCCTCCTGCAATCCATGAAGCATATCCAGATCCTGCGGGACCAGCTGACAGCAGCAGGGAAGAAAATCTCCTACCAAAGCCGAGTGAAGGATGAGCCGGCCTACTACTGCAACGAGTGTGAC gtggaGGTGTTTGACCTGCTCTTCGTGACTagtgagaacagcagcagaaagaCGTACGTGGTTCACTGTGAGGATTGCGCTCGGCAGCACAGCCCCAGCCTGACCGGAGTGGTGGTGCTGGAGCAGTACAGAGTGGAGGAGCTAATGAGTACATATGATAACTTCAGCCtg gcTCCCATGCCGTGTTGTAAATGA